The DNA window TTTATGAGTTAGGCGTGTGTCAATTACCGGACTCATTATCAATGACTGTTATTTTGGGTGAAcccaaatttgatttttgggGGTTCTTCTTCTTTTATCCGATCTAAGAGCTGTAAAGACTCAATGTAGTAATGGAAAGGAATGCCAAACTTATGGAAGTAATTTATCGTACTATGCATTTCATTGCAATGATTTTCTTTCTCCGACCAGTTGAAAAAAGAAGTAAACTTGAAATGTTACAATttctggaaaagaaaaaaacttgcATAAATTTTCATATCCAGGCTTCCTAGTTCGTCAAAAGCGTCACCAATCCTCCACAAATGCATGTTTACACTTCAGGGTCTAATCAAACATACATATCACCCACTCTAAAACTCGATGATCTTCTCAAAATCCTACCATAAATTTGGTTTGCATATCCCAGTAATCCTTAGATTGCTTCACCATCTCAGCACGTTCAGCACTCAGCCTCTCCTTCCAGTGTTCCTTGCATCTGAAAATGCTACATGCATATTACAATCCGTTGTATGGTTTTTATTCCAAGAAAGCAGtctcaaaacaaaatttatttaccTTTTCTTCAGGAGCAAATCTAATTCTAGCATGTGTATTGAATTAGAATAAACCCCAACCTGcaacaaaattttgttttttcagGGGATCAGGATCACATTGAATGGAACCAATGACAATACTTGTGATACAACTGTCGAGGCTAAGATAACAGAGAACAACAGTCGATTTCAATGAGAAAGCTGAAGGATACAATCAAGCAACAAGGCTGACCATGGCGTTTTTTTATGGCCCTATAGGCAGATTTCACAATAACTGGGGTTCCAGAAGAACTTGTCCTAGCAACATTGACATGGCAAACAGCATATGCGGGGAGTTCGTGAGACTTTTAATGTTTAGGTTCTTGCCTCAAATAGTTTTGAAGGTAAAGACCTATAGTAATGTTTGAGAATTCtcccagaaaagaaaaaaaaaacacaacagAAAAGTTTTTGTACCATATCACCTCAAATATGGAAAACTCTAGTTTAGAGGCCGCCGAGCAATCCCCAAAATGTCAATTACGAGTTTTAGAATTTGTCTAATTTATTCTTCTATGCATCATAAGGTTAAACACACTCTTAATAATATAGATGAATTACGTGTGGATGCTTATGTAGCTATACATGCTTACCAAATGAAGATGTGCAAAATGCTGTAATCATTTTGATCGACATCACAGTTGCACCGTCTGCTTGGACATGAATTCACATTGTCCAAAATGGTTTTGTTTGGACAACCAAAGATAGATAGATACGGACCTCCATTTACACAATAGGGAAGCAGATGTTCCCATATCCATatttatcccacatttcttacGAACTTAAGAAGTTAGAGCAATGATGGTAGGTTTCAAGGCTATAACAAATCAatttacactaacctccctGCAGACGGGACATTTTGAATCAGGACGTGCAGCCTTGGGACCTTGGAATATCATCACAGAAGCTGCAGTGCACGCACACAATTTGCAGAAAAGGTGCCCACAACTCAAAGCGTATGGATTGAAAACAATTTCCTGAGTGATAGAAGTACGTCGAGTATTAGCACCTCAACCGAGCTAAGAAACATAAACTTTATAGAATCTTCTTCTAGATTGCAATCGAGTGAAGATTCTCACCAAGCAAATGGGACAAGTCAGATTGTACTCTAACTTCAACAGATCTGACAGCTGCAATGTCATCGTTGCCTCTGCAGTACTCAGTTCATAAGAGACTCGGCTGAAAAGGTCATTGGGACTTCCACCATTTGAACCTGTGAAATTCATATAGAAAGCCCCCAGTTCAATTAACCATGGTGACTGCAGAATCTCTATATGTTCAGTCCTCATCTTAGATTTAAATCTCATGCCATTTGCAGACCTGTGTACCTGTGAGGGGATAccaaataaaaatgagaaagtgaattGTGATAGAGAAGTATAACATTGAACCTAGTACAACAGAAGTAAACTGGATTGACATGAACATTGATGGATGCAGAACCAATTCATGATTACTTTGTCATATTTCTTAAGGAGCTTCCGGATAGCAAGAGCATTCATAGCGACGTATTCAATTAGCATCCGACCCTCTTGCACCATGACTTGCTCATCATGCTTAAAAAAGTGGCGCAAACGAACAACATATCTTTGCATTCCAGAAGCAATATGAAGATGGAGAAGGCGCCTCACTCTGGAACTGAAGAAGCCTGCTACTTCAGATGCCTCCTTCATTAACTCGGAGAAGAAAATCTGATCACACACTAGAATATTTTCAGAGCACAATAATTAGAATTTTGGCTAAATGAAAGATTGGCTACAAGAAATGGTGCCTATGAAGAAGTAACAACACATCACGGGGCAAAGGTAAAGATATCTGAATAGACAGTGGGAACAGCATGAGACTTGTCGAAACTCATAAGCTTAAATATGTATAGTATGTCCACGACagtgagtttttttttaaaaaaaataataacaaactGAACTGTTATGGCATCAAAAAATGCTGGTAACATAGTCCAATCTGCACTAACATACATAAAAGTAGTCGGATTCATGAGACATTTGCACATACCAGAGAGATATTTTTGCACTTCAATGCTCATGCAGAAAATAAGTCACCAATTACAACCCTTTTTAAAACACGGGGCAGCTAGCTAGCCTAGAAACCAAATAGTACTGAATCCTATATTCAGTTACGACAACAACATACTAGTATAGCAATCACGAACTGCATATCTCAGCAAAAAAATTCTACCAATTTTGTATAATGGATGTGCACCTAAACGTACATAAGAACGGAACAGATATGTATGAATAAGGCTCTTTTTCCCCTCTTACCTTAAATTGTTCATCTTCTtcttaaaaaaaacaaagaaaggagGGAGAAAGGATGATTGAGAAAAGTGAAATACATACATGGGCAGGATTGACACTGGCAAAATGGAGATGACGAGGTAGTAGTAATAGAGGAAGTATCCGCAGGGCTTGCAGGATGATCAGTATGCCCATGGTGGTCAGCAGGATGATCAGTATCCCCATGGTGGCCCGCAGgacgatgatgatgaagatgctGCTTTTGTTGGTCTTGTTCTTCTTCGGTGTCTAAGGATGATAATGATGGGGATGATCTACTAGTCCGACAGCTTTTGAGGACCTTTTTGAGCCTTTTGTACTCAACGTGGGAGCATTTATCCAAATGCCTCTCTTGATCTCCATTTAGATACTCCATAAAGGTCTCCCcaaacttcatttttttttgccctCAATCAGCCCCAAGAAAACCCACATTCGAGAGAGAAGAAATAACCACCAAATTAGCTGCTGCAGCTGCCTTTGTTGGTTATTTCTTTTCTCCCAACCCTTACCCTGTAATGTTTGTTTCAGTCACTCCTTTTGTTTTGGAATGGAACAACACACAGAGGAGTAAGTAATTGAGTTTGAATATGTGAGGAGGAGAAGCAGGCAGAAGGCAGATGCAGACGCAGGGGATGACGAGAAGAAACCGGACGAGGTC is part of the Coffea eugenioides isolate CCC68of chromosome 6, Ceug_1.0, whole genome shotgun sequence genome and encodes:
- the LOC113775861 gene encoding probable E3 ubiquitin-protein ligase BAH1-like isoform X2, whose protein sequence is MGILIILLTTMGILIILQALRILPLLLLPRHLHFASVNPAHIFFSELMKEASEVAGFFSSRVRRLLHLHIASGMQRYVVRLRHFFKHDEQVMVQEGRMLIEYVAMNALAIRKLLKKYDKVHRSANGMRFKSKMRTEHIEILQSPWLIELGAFYMNFTGSNGGSPNDLFSRVSYELSTAEATMTLQLSDLLKLEYNLTCPICLEIVFNPYALSCGHLFCKLCACTAASVMIFQGPKAARPDSKCPVCREVGVYSNSIHMLELDLLLKKRCKEHWKERLSAERAEMVKQSKDYWDMQTKFMVGF
- the LOC113775861 gene encoding probable E3 ubiquitin-protein ligase BAH1-like isoform X1 encodes the protein MKFGETFMEYLNGDQERHLDKCSHVEYKRLKKVLKSCRTSRSSPSLSSLDTEEEQDQQKQHLHHHRPAGHHGDTDHPADHHGHTDHPASPADTSSITTTSSSPFCQCQSCPLCDQIFFSELMKEASEVAGFFSSRVRRLLHLHIASGMQRYVVRLRHFFKHDEQVMVQEGRMLIEYVAMNALAIRKLLKKYDKVHRSANGMRFKSKMRTEHIEILQSPWLIELGAFYMNFTGSNGGSPNDLFSRVSYELSTAEATMTLQLSDLLKLEYNLTCPICLEIVFNPYALSCGHLFCKLCACTAASVMIFQGPKAARPDSKCPVCREVGVYSNSIHMLELDLLLKKRCKEHWKERLSAERAEMVKQSKDYWDMQTKFMVGF